Proteins from one Mycobacterium sp. SMC-2 genomic window:
- a CDS encoding cytochrome P450: protein MTPVMSHNAPVVFELATADTWPDPWPMYRALRDHDPVHHVVPANRPEHDYYVLSRHADVWAAARDHETFSSAQGLTVNYGDLEMIGLQDNPPFVMQDPPVHTEFRKLVSRGFTPRQVEAVEPKVRDFVVERIERLRAEGGGDIVTELFKPLPSMVVAHYLGVPEADRAQFDWWTDVIVAANTAEGGVAGALETVGDAVGSMMAYFTGLIERRRTEPEDDTISHLVAAGVGADGDIAGTLSVLAFTFTMVTGGNDTTTGMLGGSMPLLHRRPDQRRLLVDDPGLIPDAVEELLRLTSPVQGLARTTTRDVTIGDTTIPAGRKVLLLYGSANRDERQYGPDAGELDVTRRPRNILTFSHGAHHCLGAAAARMQSRVALTELLTRCPDFEVDESAIVWSGGSYVRRPLSVPIRVES from the coding sequence ATGACTCCGGTTATGTCTCACAACGCGCCGGTGGTGTTCGAGCTGGCCACCGCAGACACCTGGCCGGATCCCTGGCCGATGTACCGCGCGCTTCGCGACCACGATCCGGTACACCATGTCGTCCCGGCCAATCGGCCCGAGCACGACTACTACGTGCTGTCCCGGCACGCCGACGTGTGGGCCGCGGCGCGCGATCACGAGACCTTCTCCTCCGCGCAGGGACTGACCGTGAACTACGGCGACCTGGAAATGATCGGGCTACAAGACAATCCACCGTTTGTGATGCAGGATCCGCCGGTGCACACCGAGTTTCGCAAACTGGTGTCGCGTGGCTTCACGCCACGCCAGGTGGAGGCGGTGGAGCCCAAGGTGCGCGATTTCGTCGTCGAGCGCATCGAGCGGCTGCGCGCCGAGGGCGGTGGCGACATCGTCACCGAGCTGTTCAAACCGCTGCCGTCGATGGTGGTCGCACACTACCTCGGCGTCCCCGAAGCGGATCGGGCGCAGTTTGATTGGTGGACCGACGTGATCGTCGCGGCCAACACCGCCGAAGGCGGGGTGGCCGGGGCGCTGGAAACGGTTGGCGATGCGGTCGGATCGATGATGGCCTACTTCACCGGCCTGATCGAGCGCCGCCGCACCGAGCCCGAGGACGACACCATCTCGCATCTGGTGGCCGCCGGGGTGGGCGCCGACGGCGACATCGCGGGCACGCTGTCGGTGCTGGCGTTCACGTTCACCATGGTGACCGGAGGCAATGACACCACCACCGGAATGCTGGGCGGCTCAATGCCTTTGCTGCACCGGCGGCCCGATCAGCGGCGGCTTCTCGTCGACGATCCGGGGCTGATCCCGGACGCGGTGGAGGAGCTGCTGCGGCTGACCTCGCCGGTGCAGGGGCTGGCCCGCACGACCACCCGCGATGTGACGATCGGCGACACCACGATCCCCGCGGGCCGCAAGGTGCTTCTGCTGTATGGGTCGGCCAACCGGGACGAGCGTCAATATGGGCCGGACGCCGGAGAACTCGACGTCACCCGCCGCCCGCGCAACATCCTGACCTTCAGCCACGGCGCACACCATTGCCTGGGAGCGGCGGCGGCACGGATGCAATCCCGCGTCGCCCTGACCGAACTGCTGACCCGCTGCCCGGATTTCGAGGTCGACGAGTCCGCGATCGTCTGGTCGGGCGGCAGTTACGTGCGGCGCCCGCTGTCGGTGCCGATCCGGGTGGAGTCCTGA
- a CDS encoding TetR/AcrR family transcriptional regulator produces MMPNDWLGAHRTEAATDRILDAAERLYTERDHASIGMNEIARAAGCSRATLYRYFESREALRTAYVHRETRRLSRAIKEQIGGLDDPRERLVASITATLRMVRGSRALASWFVLTRPPVGAEMAGRSEVITALAAAFVGSLGPEDPALVERRARWVVRVITSLLQFPGRDDADERAMIEEFVVPIVTPVSARG; encoded by the coding sequence CTGATGCCGAACGACTGGCTGGGCGCGCACCGCACCGAGGCGGCCACGGACCGGATACTCGACGCGGCGGAGCGGCTCTACACCGAGCGCGACCACGCTTCGATCGGCATGAACGAAATCGCCAGGGCCGCAGGGTGTTCGCGAGCCACGCTGTACCGATACTTCGAGAGCCGGGAGGCGTTGCGCACCGCCTACGTGCACCGCGAGACGCGCCGGCTGAGCCGGGCGATCAAGGAGCAGATCGGCGGCCTCGACGATCCCCGGGAACGGCTTGTCGCGAGCATCACCGCCACGCTGCGGATGGTTCGCGGCAGCCGCGCGCTGGCGTCGTGGTTCGTCCTCACCCGGCCGCCGGTCGGCGCCGAGATGGCGGGGCGATCCGAGGTGATCACCGCCCTGGCCGCCGCGTTCGTCGGCTCACTCGGGCCCGAGGACCCCGCCCTGGTGGAGCGCCGGGCGCGCTGGGTGGTGCGAGTGATCACATCGCTGCTGCAATTCCCGGGCCGAGACGACGCCGACGAGCGGGCGATGATCGAAGAGTTCGTCGTCCCGATCGTGACGCCGGTTTCCGCCCGCGGGTAG
- a CDS encoding acyltransferase, which translates to MILSEEQDAQGGLEQTAHVDRVASLTGIRAVAALLVVGTHAAYTTGKYTHGYWGLMGSRLEIGVPIFFVLSGFLLFRPWLKSAATGAPPPSLSRYAWHRVRRIMPAYVITVLFAYALYHFRAAGPNPGHTWPGLVRNLTLTQIYCNGYLGKYLHQGLTQMWSLAVEASFYVLLPLLAYVLLVLVCRRRWRPRLLLAALAGLSLISPAWLVLVHTDHWFPDGARLWLPTYLAWFLAGMLLAVLQAMRVRGYAFVAIPLAVVCYFIVSTPIAGAPTTSPATLSEALFKTCFYAVIAALAVAPLALEDQGWYWRALATRPMVWLGEISYEIFLIHLITMEFAMVYVVRAHVYTGSMLYLFIATMVLTIPLAWLLHRFTRVRT; encoded by the coding sequence ATGATCCTGTCCGAAGAACAAGACGCCCAGGGCGGACTCGAACAGACCGCCCACGTCGACCGGGTCGCGTCGCTGACCGGAATTCGCGCCGTCGCCGCCCTCCTCGTCGTCGGCACCCACGCGGCCTACACCACCGGCAAGTACACCCACGGTTATTGGGGCCTGATGGGCTCCCGGTTGGAGATCGGCGTGCCGATCTTCTTCGTGCTGTCCGGCTTCCTGCTGTTCCGTCCGTGGCTGAAATCCGCCGCCACCGGCGCGCCGCCACCGTCACTGAGTCGCTATGCGTGGCACCGGGTTCGGCGCATCATGCCGGCCTACGTCATCACCGTGCTGTTCGCCTACGCGCTCTACCACTTCCGCGCGGCGGGACCCAACCCCGGGCACACGTGGCCCGGACTGGTGCGCAACTTGACGCTGACGCAGATCTACTGCAACGGCTACCTGGGGAAGTATCTGCACCAGGGCCTGACCCAGATGTGGAGCCTCGCGGTGGAAGCCTCGTTCTATGTGCTGCTCCCGCTGCTGGCATACGTGCTGCTGGTGCTCGTCTGCCGCCGGCGCTGGCGGCCGAGACTGCTGCTGGCTGCGCTGGCCGGGTTGAGCTTGATCAGCCCGGCCTGGCTGGTCCTCGTGCACACCGATCATTGGTTCCCCGACGGCGCGCGGCTGTGGCTGCCCACCTACCTGGCCTGGTTCCTCGCCGGGATGTTGTTGGCCGTGCTGCAGGCGATGAGGGTGCGGGGGTACGCGTTTGTGGCGATACCGCTGGCCGTCGTCTGCTATTTCATCGTCTCCACTCCCATCGCCGGCGCGCCCACCACGTCGCCGGCAACGCTGAGCGAGGCCCTGTTCAAGACCTGCTTCTACGCCGTGATCGCCGCGCTCGCGGTGGCGCCACTGGCTCTGGAGGACCAGGGTTGGTACTGGCGGGCGTTGGCGACGCGGCCGATGGTGTGGCTGGGGGAGATCTCCTACGAGATTTTCCTGATCCACCTGATCACCATGGAATTCGCCATGGTCTATGTCGTCCGCGCCCACGTCTACACCGGCTCGATGCTGTACCTGTTCATCGCGACGATGGTGCTGACGATTCCATTGGCCTGGCTGCTGCACCGCTTCACCCGCGTGCGGACCTGA
- a CDS encoding DEAD/DEAH box helicase: protein MTLPDGTTEAAPTTFADLQIHPSVLRAIADVGYESPTGIQATTIPALMAGSDVVGLAQTGTGKTAAFAIPILSKIDVTSTATQALVLAPTRELALQVAEAFSRYGAHLPKINVLPIYGGSSYSVQLAGLRRGAQVVVGTPGRVIDHLERGTLDLSRVDYLVLDEADEMLTMGFAEDVERILADTPEYKQVALFSATMPPAIRKLTTKYLHDPFEVTTKAKTTTAENISQRYIQVAGPRKMDALTRVLEVEPFEAMIVFVRTKQATEEVAERLRARGFSAAAINGDIPQAQRERTIAALRDGGIDILVATDVAARGLDVERISHVLNYDIPHDTESYVHRIGRTGRAGRAGTALLFVSPRERHLLRAIEKATRQPLSEAELPTVEDVNAQRVAKFADSITAALGRPGIELFRKLVEDYEREHDVPLADIAAALALQARDGEEFLMAPEPPRERRERHTEHRERPGRPREARSFSTYRIAVGKRHKVGPGAIVGAIANEGGLHRSDFGHIAIGPDFSLVELPAKLSKSTLKRLERTRISGVLINLQPDRSATKPRSRDGQKPRRKHTG, encoded by the coding sequence ATGACCCTCCCCGACGGCACGACCGAGGCTGCCCCGACGACGTTTGCCGACCTGCAGATCCACCCCTCTGTCCTGCGGGCGATCGCCGACGTCGGCTACGAGTCGCCCACCGGCATCCAGGCCACAACGATCCCGGCGTTGATGGCGGGCTCGGACGTCGTCGGGCTGGCGCAGACCGGCACCGGCAAGACGGCGGCGTTCGCGATCCCCATCCTGTCCAAGATCGACGTCACCAGCACCGCGACCCAGGCGCTGGTGCTGGCGCCCACCCGGGAGCTGGCGCTGCAGGTGGCCGAGGCGTTCAGCCGCTACGGGGCCCATCTGCCGAAGATCAACGTGTTGCCGATCTACGGCGGCTCCTCCTACAGCGTGCAGCTGGCCGGGCTGAGACGCGGCGCCCAGGTGGTGGTGGGGACACCCGGCCGGGTCATCGACCATCTCGAGCGCGGGACGCTGGACCTGTCGCGGGTCGACTACCTGGTGCTCGACGAGGCCGACGAGATGCTCACCATGGGCTTCGCCGAAGACGTCGAACGCATCCTGGCCGACACACCCGAGTACAAACAGGTCGCCCTGTTCTCGGCGACCATGCCGCCGGCCATCCGCAAGCTCACCACCAAGTATCTGCACGATCCGTTCGAGGTCACGACCAAGGCCAAAACGACCACGGCCGAGAACATTTCGCAGCGTTACATCCAGGTCGCCGGTCCGCGCAAGATGGACGCGCTGACCCGGGTCCTCGAAGTGGAGCCGTTCGAGGCGATGATCGTCTTCGTACGCACCAAGCAGGCCACGGAGGAGGTCGCCGAAAGGCTGCGCGCCCGAGGGTTTTCCGCGGCGGCGATCAACGGCGACATCCCGCAGGCGCAGCGGGAGCGGACCATCGCCGCGTTGCGGGACGGCGGCATCGACATTTTGGTCGCCACCGACGTGGCCGCCCGCGGGCTGGACGTGGAGCGGATCTCGCACGTGCTCAACTACGACATCCCGCACGACACCGAGTCCTACGTGCATCGCATCGGGCGCACTGGCCGGGCCGGGCGGGCGGGAACCGCGCTGCTGTTCGTTTCGCCGCGGGAACGCCACCTGCTCAGAGCGATCGAAAAGGCGACGCGCCAACCGCTCTCCGAGGCTGAGCTGCCCACCGTCGAGGACGTCAACGCCCAGCGGGTGGCGAAGTTCGCCGATTCCATCACCGCCGCGCTGGGCCGCCCGGGCATCGAGTTGTTCCGCAAGCTGGTGGAGGACTACGAACGCGAGCACGACGTCCCGTTGGCCGACATAGCCGCGGCGCTGGCGTTGCAGGCCCGCGACGGTGAAGAGTTCCTGATGGCGCCCGAGCCGCCGCGCGAACGACGCGAGCGGCACACCGAACACCGTGAGCGTCCCGGACGGCCAAGGGAAGCAAGGTCATTCAGCACGTACCGGATTGCGGTGGGCAAGCGGCACAAGGTCGGCCCGGGCGCGATCGTCGGCGCCATCGCCAACGAGGGCGGCCTGCATCGCAGCGATTTCGGCCACATCGCCATCGGCCCGGACTTCTCGCTGGTGGAATTGCCGGCGAAGCTGTCCAAGTCGACGCTGAAAAGGCTTGAGCGCACCCGCATCTCGGGGGTTCTGATCAACCTTCAGCCGGACCGGTCAGCGACCAAGCCCCGCAGCCGTGACGGGCAGAAGCCGCGCAGGAAACACACCGGATGA
- a CDS encoding LppP/LprE family lipoprotein, translating into MPDVWSLPRRTEPLSGSAAVALIAMTLTGCGSGDSTVAKTPQATTTDTPSITAPAQPSGAAAPADPCAVNLASPTIAKVVSELPRDPRSQQGWSPEPLAGNYNQCAQLSAVIIKANTNAVNPTTRAVLFHLGQFIPQGVPDTYGFNGIDAEQTTGDTVALTYPSGINGLNTDVRFHWNGNGVELIGNAPGR; encoded by the coding sequence GTGCCCGATGTGTGGTCGCTACCCCGCCGTACCGAGCCACTTAGCGGCTCGGCCGCTGTCGCATTGATCGCCATGACGTTGACCGGCTGCGGTTCGGGAGACTCCACGGTCGCGAAGACGCCGCAGGCGACGACGACCGACACCCCGTCCATCACCGCCCCGGCCCAGCCCTCCGGCGCCGCCGCGCCGGCCGACCCGTGCGCGGTCAACCTCGCCTCGCCCACCATCGCGAAGGTGGTCTCGGAGCTGCCGCGCGATCCGCGCAGCCAGCAAGGCTGGAGCCCGGAGCCGCTGGCCGGCAACTACAACCAGTGCGCCCAGCTGTCGGCGGTGATCATCAAGGCCAACACCAACGCCGTCAACCCGACCACCCGGGCGGTGCTGTTCCACCTCGGGCAGTTCATCCCGCAGGGGGTGCCCGACACCTACGGGTTCAACGGCATCGACGCGGAGCAGACCACCGGCGACACGGTCGCGCTGACCTACCCCAGCGGCATCAACGGGTTGAACACCGACGTGCGGTTCCACTGGAACGGCAACGGCGTGGAGTTGATCGGTAACGCCCCCGGCCGCTAG
- a CDS encoding TM0106 family RecB-like putative nuclease — translation MFVTGDSIVYSASDLAAAARCEYALLRDFDAKLGWGPAAAAEDDLLARTAALGNEHERRELDRLRAEFGDGVAVIGRPAYTLAGLAAAAEATRRAIAGGAPAVYQAAMFDGRFVGFADFLVRDGERYRVIDTKLARSANVTALLQLAAYADTLAASGVPVAPEAELHLGDGTAVRYRVKDLVPVYRSQRARLQRILDEHHVGGTAVRWDDEGVGACLDCPLCTEQLHATDDLLLVAGMRVGQRDKLIDAGITTVSELAGHTGPVPDLAPAALGKLTAQAKLQVHQRETGTPRFEIVDPQPLTLLPEPDPGDLFFDFEGDPLWTVDGKDWGLEYLFGVLEAGPTGTFRPLWAHNRVDERKALADFLAMVAKRRKRRPNMHIYHYAPYEKTALLRLAGRYGVGEDQVDELLRSGTLVDLYPLVRKSIRVGAESFSLKALEPLYMGAQLRSGDVTTATGSITSYARYCELRADGRCDEAASVLKEIEDYNRYDCRSTQELRNWLMLRAYESGVVPVGAQPVPDGNTVEDHDQLAVTLAVFAGDAAVGERTPEQTAVALLAAARGYHRREDKPFWWAHFDRLNFPVEEWADNTDVFIAEDASVAVDWNTPPRARKPQRRVQLRGELARGELMTDVFALYDPPAPPGMSSDPDRRAAGRATVIAADDPTLPTEVTIVERVGNDGKPFHQLPFALTPGPPIPTTALRESIEATAAAVAAGLPQLPRSAVVDILLRRAPRTRSRSALPRGDGTAGIAADITAAILDLDSSYLAVHGPPGTGKTHTAARVVQRLATDHGWRIGVVAQSHATVENVLDCVIDAGLDPARVAKKRNDHRAPRWQEIDSSAYAAFIADTAGCVVGGTAWDFANANRVPPGALDLLVIDEAGQFCLANTIAVAPAAANLLLLGDPQQLPQVSQGTHPDPVDTSALDWLVDGRRTLPDERGYFLDRSYRMHPAVCAAVSALSYEGRLYSHECTAARRLAGHRPGVRTLTVAHHGNSTESPEEADAIAAEVDQLLGAPWTDEHGTRALAASDVLVLAPYNAQVALLRQRLRAAGLDAIRVGTVDKFQGGQAPVVFISMTASTADMVPRGISFLLNRNRLNVAISRAQYAAVIVRSASLTEYLPTTPAGLIDLGAFLALTEPAST, via the coding sequence GTGTTCGTCACCGGCGACAGCATCGTGTACAGCGCGTCGGATCTCGCCGCCGCCGCGCGATGTGAGTACGCACTGCTCCGGGATTTCGACGCGAAACTCGGCTGGGGACCCGCCGCCGCGGCCGAGGACGACCTTCTCGCGCGCACCGCCGCCCTCGGGAACGAACACGAGCGACGCGAACTGGACCGGCTGCGCGCCGAGTTCGGCGACGGCGTCGCGGTCATCGGCCGCCCGGCCTACACCCTCGCCGGCCTCGCGGCGGCCGCCGAGGCGACCCGGCGCGCCATCGCCGGCGGTGCGCCCGCGGTGTATCAGGCCGCCATGTTCGACGGCCGCTTCGTCGGCTTCGCCGACTTCCTGGTGCGGGACGGCGAGCGGTACCGGGTCATCGACACCAAGCTGGCCCGTTCGGCCAACGTCACGGCGCTGCTGCAGCTGGCCGCCTACGCCGACACGCTGGCCGCCTCGGGTGTACCGGTGGCGCCCGAGGCCGAACTGCACCTGGGCGACGGGACGGCGGTGCGCTATCGCGTCAAAGACCTGGTCCCGGTTTACCGCTCCCAGCGCGCGCGGCTGCAGCGAATCCTCGATGAGCACCATGTCGGGGGCACCGCGGTCCGCTGGGACGACGAAGGCGTGGGCGCCTGTCTGGATTGCCCGCTGTGCACCGAGCAGTTGCATGCCACCGATGACCTGCTGCTGGTCGCCGGCATGCGAGTCGGCCAGCGGGACAAGCTGATCGACGCCGGAATCACCACGGTGTCCGAGCTCGCCGGGCATACCGGTCCCGTGCCTGACCTGGCGCCGGCCGCGCTCGGCAAACTGACCGCCCAGGCGAAACTTCAAGTGCACCAACGCGAAACCGGAACGCCGCGGTTCGAGATCGTCGACCCGCAGCCGCTGACGCTGCTACCCGAACCGGACCCGGGCGACTTGTTCTTCGATTTCGAGGGCGACCCGCTGTGGACCGTCGACGGAAAGGACTGGGGCCTGGAATACCTGTTCGGCGTCCTGGAAGCCGGGCCCACCGGCACGTTTCGCCCGTTGTGGGCGCACAACCGGGTGGACGAACGCAAGGCACTGGCCGATTTCCTGGCGATGGTGGCCAAGCGCCGTAAGCGCCGGCCCAACATGCACATCTACCACTACGCGCCTTACGAGAAGACCGCGCTGCTGCGGCTCGCCGGCCGCTACGGGGTGGGCGAGGACCAGGTCGACGAGCTATTGCGCAGCGGAACGCTGGTCGACCTTTACCCTTTGGTGCGCAAGAGCATTCGGGTCGGTGCCGAGTCGTTCAGCCTCAAGGCGCTGGAACCGCTGTACATGGGAGCGCAGCTGCGGTCCGGTGACGTCACCACGGCCACCGGGTCGATCACCTCCTACGCCCGGTACTGCGAACTGCGGGCCGACGGCCGCTGCGACGAGGCCGCCTCGGTGCTCAAGGAGATCGAGGACTACAACCGCTATGACTGCCGCTCCACCCAGGAACTGCGCAACTGGTTGATGTTGCGCGCGTACGAATCCGGCGTCGTGCCGGTTGGCGCCCAGCCCGTCCCGGACGGCAACACCGTCGAGGACCATGACCAGCTGGCGGTGACCTTGGCGGTATTCGCCGGCGACGCCGCCGTCGGTGAGCGCACGCCCGAACAGACGGCGGTCGCGCTGCTGGCCGCCGCGCGCGGCTACCACCGGCGCGAGGATAAACCGTTCTGGTGGGCGCACTTTGACCGGCTGAACTTCCCCGTCGAGGAGTGGGCTGACAACACCGACGTCTTCATCGCCGAGGACGCGTCGGTGGCCGTGGACTGGAACACGCCGCCCCGCGCACGCAAGCCACAGCGACGCGTGCAACTGCGCGGCGAGCTGGCACGCGGGGAGCTGATGACCGACGTCTTCGCCCTCTACGACCCGCCCGCCCCGCCGGGAATGTCGAGCGATCCCGACCGGCGGGCGGCCGGACGCGCCACCGTCATAGCCGCCGACGATCCCACGCTGCCCACCGAAGTGACCATCGTGGAACGAGTCGGCAACGACGGCAAGCCATTTCACCAACTCCCGTTCGCCCTCACCCCAGGCCCGCCGATTCCGACGACCGCCCTGCGAGAGTCGATCGAGGCCACGGCCGCCGCCGTGGCGGCCGGCTTGCCCCAACTGCCCCGCAGCGCCGTCGTCGACATCCTGCTGCGCCGCGCGCCGCGCACGCGGAGCCGCTCCGCGCTGCCGCGCGGCGACGGCACCGCGGGCATCGCAGCCGACATCACCGCCGCGATCCTCGATCTGGACTCGTCGTACCTGGCGGTGCACGGTCCGCCCGGTACCGGCAAGACGCACACGGCCGCGCGCGTGGTCCAGCGCCTGGCCACCGACCATGGCTGGCGCATCGGCGTTGTCGCGCAATCGCATGCCACCGTGGAGAACGTGCTGGACTGTGTTATCGACGCCGGGCTGGACCCGGCCCGGGTCGCAAAGAAACGCAACGACCACCGCGCCCCGCGCTGGCAGGAAATCGACAGCAGCGCTTACGCCGCGTTCATCGCCGACACCGCGGGCTGCGTGGTGGGCGGCACGGCATGGGATTTCGCCAACGCCAATCGGGTACCGCCGGGCGCCCTCGACCTGCTGGTGATCGACGAGGCGGGCCAATTCTGTTTGGCCAACACCATCGCGGTGGCACCGGCCGCCGCCAACCTGTTGTTGCTCGGCGACCCCCAGCAGCTGCCGCAGGTCAGCCAGGGAACCCATCCCGACCCGGTTGACACGTCCGCGCTCGACTGGCTGGTGGACGGCCGGCGCACCCTGCCCGACGAACGCGGCTATTTCCTGGACCGCTCCTACCGCATGCATCCGGCGGTCTGCGCCGCGGTCTCCGCGTTGTCCTATGAGGGCAGGCTGTATTCCCACGAGTGCACCGCCGCGCGACGCCTCGCCGGTCACCGGCCCGGCGTGCGGACGCTTACCGTTGCGCACCACGGTAACTCGACGGAAAGCCCGGAGGAGGCCGACGCGATCGCCGCCGAAGTCGACCAACTGCTCGGCGCGCCCTGGACCGACGAGCACGGCACCCGGGCCCTGGCCGCCTCCGACGTGTTGGTGCTGGCGCCCTACAACGCCCAGGTGGCGCTGCTGCGCCAGCGGTTGAGGGCTGCCGGGCTCGACGCGATCCGGGTCGGCACTGTCGACAAGTTCCAGGGCGGGCAGGCGCCGGTGGTGTTCATCTCGATGACCGCCTCCACCGCGGACATGGTGCCGCGTGGAATCTCGTTCCTGCTCAACAGGAACCGGCTCAACGTCGCCATCAGCCGGGCCCAATATGCGGCGGTCATCGTGCGCTCGGCGTCGCTGACCGAGTACCTGCCCACGACGCCCGCGGGCCTGATCGACCTGGGTGCGTTTCTGGCGCTGACCGAGCCGGCGAGCACCTAG
- a CDS encoding MFS transporter, which translates to MTAATPPSSGGTRRAAPNPAQLTTRWNCLTQSSPQSRNPWNALWAMMIGFFMIMVDSTIVAIANPTIMSKLHIGYDTVVWVTSAYLLGYAVVLLVAGRLGDRFGPKNLYLIGLVVFTVASVWCGLSGSAAMLIAARVVQGVGAGVLTPQTLSTITRIFPPERRGVAVSLWGATAGVASLVGPLAGGVLVDGLGWQWIFFVNVPIGAVGLALAYWLVPVLPTHSHRFDAAGVALSGAGMFLIVFGLQQGQAAHWEPWIWAMIVAGVGFMTIFVFWQSMNTDEPLIPLAIFGDRDFGLCNAGVAIVSFVSTAMMLPLTFYAQAVCGLSPTRSALLIAPMAIANGVFAPFVGRMVDRYHPRPVLGFGFSVLAIALTWLTVEMSPATPIWRLVLPFFAAGVGMAFVWSPLTATATRNLPPHLAGAGSAAYNSVRQLGAVIGSAGMAAFMTARIGAEMPPQPSGGAAGEGVASLQLPEFLRDPFAAAMSQSVLLPAFIALFGIVAALFLLGFAPSAMAGGPPEGAEALDDDYDDDEYVEFILLREPEAVPAPADRVVRPPPSPGGARQSVRDDPLPHVGPIGSEHNGSHADAHGRFRPVTELSARTYGSAPRDRVAPPEWQQNGSARGRRHRRDPDDDPTGFGRHSSRG; encoded by the coding sequence ATGACCGCGGCGACCCCTCCGTCGTCCGGGGGGACCCGGCGCGCGGCGCCGAACCCAGCCCAGCTCACCACGCGCTGGAACTGCCTCACCCAGAGCTCGCCGCAATCGCGCAACCCCTGGAACGCGCTCTGGGCGATGATGATCGGCTTCTTCATGATCATGGTCGACTCGACCATCGTCGCCATCGCCAACCCGACGATCATGTCCAAGTTGCACATCGGCTACGACACCGTGGTCTGGGTGACCAGCGCCTATCTGCTGGGTTATGCGGTCGTGTTGCTGGTGGCCGGGCGGTTGGGTGACCGGTTCGGCCCCAAGAACCTCTACCTGATCGGTCTGGTGGTGTTCACCGTCGCCTCGGTGTGGTGCGGGCTGTCGGGCAGCGCCGCCATGCTGATCGCCGCCCGCGTCGTCCAGGGTGTGGGCGCCGGAGTCCTCACGCCCCAGACCTTGTCGACGATCACCCGGATCTTCCCGCCCGAGCGGCGCGGCGTCGCGGTGAGCCTGTGGGGAGCCACCGCCGGTGTCGCCAGCCTGGTGGGCCCACTCGCCGGCGGCGTGCTGGTCGACGGGCTGGGATGGCAGTGGATTTTCTTCGTCAACGTCCCCATCGGCGCAGTCGGGCTCGCCCTGGCGTACTGGCTGGTCCCCGTGCTACCCACCCATTCGCACCGATTCGATGCGGCGGGAGTCGCGCTGTCCGGCGCGGGCATGTTCCTGATCGTGTTCGGGTTGCAGCAGGGCCAGGCCGCGCACTGGGAACCCTGGATCTGGGCGATGATCGTCGCCGGGGTCGGGTTCATGACGATATTCGTGTTCTGGCAGTCGATGAACACCGACGAGCCGCTGATTCCGCTGGCGATCTTCGGTGACCGCGACTTCGGCCTGTGCAACGCCGGGGTCGCCATCGTCTCGTTCGTCTCCACGGCGATGATGCTGCCGCTGACGTTCTACGCGCAGGCCGTGTGCGGGCTCTCCCCGACGCGCTCGGCCCTGCTGATCGCGCCGATGGCGATCGCCAACGGCGTGTTCGCACCGTTCGTCGGCAGGATGGTTGACAGATACCACCCGCGGCCGGTCCTCGGCTTCGGCTTCTCGGTGCTGGCGATCGCGCTGACCTGGCTCACCGTCGAGATGTCGCCGGCGACGCCGATCTGGCGGCTGGTTCTGCCGTTCTTCGCGGCCGGGGTCGGGATGGCGTTCGTGTGGTCGCCGCTGACGGCCACCGCGACGCGCAACCTGCCGCCGCACCTGGCGGGCGCCGGCTCCGCCGCGTACAACTCCGTCCGCCAGCTCGGCGCCGTGATCGGCAGCGCCGGCATGGCCGCGTTCATGACGGCACGGATCGGCGCCGAGATGCCGCCGCAGCCGTCCGGTGGCGCCGCCGGCGAGGGGGTCGCCTCGTTGCAATTGCCCGAGTTCCTGCGTGATCCGTTCGCGGCCGCCATGTCGCAGTCGGTGCTGTTGCCCGCGTTCATCGCGCTGTTCGGGATCGTTGCCGCGCTGTTCTTGCTCGGGTTCGCGCCGTCGGCCATGGCGGGTGGCCCGCCCGAGGGGGCCGAGGCGCTGGACGACGACTATGACGACGACGAGTACGTCGAATTCATCCTTCTTCGTGAACCCGAGGCCGTCCCCGCGCCGGCCGATCGGGTCGTCCGACCGCCCCCGTCGCCAGGCGGCGCGCGGCAGAGCGTGCGAGACGACCCGCTTCCACACGTCGGACCAATTGGCTCGGAACACAACGGCTCTCACGCTGATGCACACGGACGTTTCCGTCCGGTCACTGAGCTTTCGGCACGCACCTATGGGTCTGCCCCGCGCGATCGGGTTGCGCCGCCGGAATGGCAGCAGAACGGCTCGGCGCGAGGTCGGCGTCACCGCCGTGATCCCGACGACGACCCGACCGGTTTCGGCCGCCACTCGTCCCGCGGCTAG